One window of the Sulfitobacter alexandrii genome contains the following:
- a CDS encoding MFS transporter, whose translation MAARQTSFALVLALWAAGLGAAAQYGKVSVIFDMLPSVYPGAETALGFAVSLVGFVGILLGVVAGLVVARIRYRRALLAALWLGAVLSLVQALLPPLPLLLATRMIEGASHLAIVVAAPTLIAQLSAPQDRGLTLTLWGTFFGVAFAVLAVAGRPLALTFGPPAVFAAHGAYMAICALYLSSRLRSLPDEGPQPVLSVGRLLKDHVAIYRSPAQSAAGLGWLFYTFSFVSILTVLPPYLDPAIRGWVMGAMPLVSIAVSMTVGVALLRRISAVRVVELGFGGSLAAALWLWLTPGAPLACLALAAAMGLIQGASFAAVAQLNQGAAAQARANGAMAQMGNLGNTIGTPLMATGLLWLGYAALPVMAGGAFLAGLMVHLWLGRRRAA comes from the coding sequence ATGGCGGCGCGGCAGACTTCATTCGCGCTGGTGCTGGCGCTCTGGGCCGCGGGGCTGGGCGCGGCTGCGCAATACGGCAAGGTGTCGGTGATCTTCGACATGTTGCCTTCGGTCTATCCGGGGGCCGAGACCGCGCTGGGTTTCGCCGTGTCGCTGGTGGGCTTCGTCGGCATCCTGCTCGGGGTTGTCGCGGGGCTGGTGGTGGCGCGGATCCGCTACCGGCGGGCGCTGCTGGCGGCGCTCTGGCTGGGAGCGGTGCTGTCGCTGGTGCAGGCCCTGCTGCCGCCGCTGCCGCTGCTGCTGGCGACGCGGATGATCGAAGGGGCCTCGCACCTCGCGATCGTCGTGGCGGCGCCGACGCTGATCGCGCAGCTGAGCGCGCCGCAGGACAGGGGGCTGACCCTGACGCTCTGGGGGACGTTCTTCGGCGTCGCCTTCGCCGTGCTGGCGGTGGCGGGGCGGCCACTGGCGCTGACCTTCGGGCCGCCGGCCGTCTTTGCCGCCCATGGGGCCTACATGGCGATATGTGCGCTGTACCTGTCGTCACGGCTGCGCAGCCTGCCGGACGAGGGGCCGCAGCCCGTGCTGTCGGTCGGGCGGCTGCTGAAAGACCACGTGGCGATCTATCGCTCGCCCGCGCAGTCGGCGGCGGGGCTGGGATGGCTGTTCTACACCTTCAGTTTCGTATCCATCCTGACGGTGCTGCCGCCCTATCTCGATCCCGCGATCCGGGGCTGGGTGATGGGGGCGATGCCGCTGGTCAGCATCGCCGTCTCGATGACCGTGGGCGTGGCGCTCCTGCGCCGGATCAGCGCGGTGCGCGTCGTCGAACTCGGCTTCGGCGGATCGCTGGCCGCGGCGCTCTGGCTCTGGCTGACGCCGGGCGCGCCGCTTGCCTGTCTGGCGCTGGCCGCGGCGATGGGGCTGATCCAGGGGGCGAGCTTTGCCGCCGTGGCGCAGCTCAATCAGGGTGCCGCGGCGCAGGCGCGGGCCAACGGGGCGATGGCGCAGATGGGCAACCTGGGCAACACCATCGGCACCCCCCTGATGGCGACCGGTCTGCTGTGGCTGGGGTATGCGGCGCTTCCGGTGATGGCGGGCGGCGCGTTCCTGGCGGGGCTGATGGTGCATCTGTGGCTGGGGCGGCGCCGCGCCGCCTGA
- a CDS encoding tetratricopeptide repeat protein, producing the protein MRNLARTLLLALPVVALTAGAPSAQNSATMTMNGVTFSVTGGQQQTINTIDGGVEVTLDGRVVRLTGTEVNVDGTAYPAPQGARIGIDLTDGRLTVTADGDVIVEETEIDELARAAEAGDTGAMTTLALYLLDGVETERDVPRAIALLERASAADAAPAMRLLAFLLFEGTALPADLPRAYDLALKAAEQGDAPAQRLVGIFNADGLLEDADPTAAAQWFERAARQGDADAQNRLGEAYRDGRGVAPDLTMAATLFAQATAAEHQAGTCNYAQALWDGAGLPKDRARAFQTALQQAGAGGRACQLLLARANYAGEGTRQDLRIAAQWFWDAANEGDAEAALRLGRMYAEGDGLPQDTFQARHWFETAVRLGHPDAAAALAALPED; encoded by the coding sequence ATGCGCAACTTGGCAAGGACTTTGCTGCTGGCCCTGCCGGTCGTTGCACTGACCGCCGGCGCGCCGTCAGCGCAGAACAGCGCCACCATGACGATGAACGGCGTCACCTTCTCGGTGACGGGGGGGCAGCAGCAGACGATCAACACCATCGACGGCGGCGTCGAAGTAACACTGGACGGTCGCGTCGTCCGGCTGACCGGCACCGAGGTGAACGTGGATGGCACCGCCTACCCCGCCCCGCAGGGCGCGCGCATCGGCATCGACCTGACGGACGGACGGCTGACGGTCACGGCCGATGGCGACGTGATCGTCGAGGAGACGGAAATCGATGAACTGGCCCGCGCGGCCGAGGCAGGCGACACCGGCGCGATGACCACACTCGCGCTCTACCTGCTTGACGGAGTCGAGACCGAACGCGATGTGCCCCGCGCCATCGCCCTGCTGGAGCGGGCCAGCGCGGCAGACGCCGCGCCGGCCATGCGCCTGCTCGCGTTTCTTCTGTTCGAGGGCACCGCCCTTCCCGCCGACCTGCCGCGCGCCTACGACTTGGCACTCAAGGCGGCGGAACAGGGGGACGCACCTGCGCAAAGGCTGGTGGGCATCTTCAATGCCGATGGCCTGCTCGAGGACGCCGATCCGACAGCGGCGGCACAATGGTTCGAACGCGCCGCCCGACAGGGCGATGCGGACGCGCAGAACCGGCTTGGCGAAGCCTACCGGGACGGGCGCGGGGTTGCCCCGGACCTGACCATGGCCGCGACCCTGTTCGCGCAGGCGACCGCCGCCGAGCATCAGGCCGGCACCTGCAATTATGCGCAGGCGCTCTGGGACGGGGCCGGTCTGCCGAAGGATCGCGCACGGGCTTTCCAGACGGCGCTGCAACAGGCGGGCGCCGGTGGCCGTGCATGCCAGTTGCTGCTGGCCAGGGCCAATTACGCGGGCGAAGGCACCCGGCAGGACCTGCGCATCGCCGCGCAATGGTTCTGGGATGCTGCGAACGAGGGCGACGCCGAAGCGGCGCTGCGCCTCGGTCGGATGTACGCCGAAGGCGACGGGCTGCCGCAAGACACCTTTCAGGCACGCCACTGGTTCGAGACCGCCGTTCGGCTGGGTCACCCGGACGCGGCGGCGGCGCTGGCGGCCCTGCCCGAAGACTGA
- a CDS encoding enoyl-CoA hydratase/isomerase family protein, translated as MSDIDIRITGRAGRITLTRPKALNAMTYDMCLAIEAALDDWAGNDAVALVVIDAEGDRAFCSGGDIAELYATGKKGDFAYGRRFWADEYRLNNKMSAYPKPIVSLLQGFTMGGGVGIGCHGSHRIVGDSSQIAMPECGIGLVPDVGGTLILARAPGRLGEYLGTTGTRLGPDDAILAGFADIYLPEESWPALVAKLESGGHPSVIDGQTPPPGTLRPQTAEIDRLFAGGDLGKIRENLENADSDFAADALKKLSRASPLSAACTIEIIRRLREAGPTMPAALDLEYRFTFRAMERGDFLEGIRAAIIDKDRNPQWQHADGDVPPAAISDMLHPLGADALKL; from the coding sequence ATGAGCGATATCGACATCCGCATCACCGGCCGCGCGGGACGCATCACGCTGACCCGCCCCAAGGCGCTGAACGCCATGACCTACGACATGTGCCTCGCGATCGAGGCCGCCCTAGACGACTGGGCCGGCAATGACGCGGTGGCGCTGGTCGTCATCGACGCGGAGGGCGACCGGGCCTTCTGCTCCGGCGGGGACATTGCCGAACTCTACGCGACCGGCAAGAAGGGGGATTTCGCCTACGGACGGCGGTTCTGGGCGGACGAATACCGGCTGAACAACAAGATGTCCGCCTATCCCAAGCCCATCGTGTCCCTGCTGCAGGGCTTCACCATGGGCGGCGGCGTCGGCATCGGCTGTCACGGATCGCACCGCATCGTGGGCGACAGCAGCCAGATCGCGATGCCGGAATGCGGTATCGGGTTGGTGCCGGACGTGGGCGGCACGCTGATTTTGGCGCGCGCACCCGGCAGACTGGGCGAATACCTGGGCACCACCGGCACCCGGCTGGGGCCGGATGATGCGATCCTCGCCGGTTTCGCGGATATCTACCTGCCGGAAGAAAGCTGGCCCGCGCTGGTGGCGAAGCTGGAAAGCGGCGGCCACCCTTCCGTCATCGACGGGCAAACGCCGCCCCCCGGCACGCTCCGCCCGCAGACCGCGGAGATCGACCGGCTGTTTGCCGGCGGCGATCTGGGCAAGATCCGGGAGAACCTCGAAAACGCGGACAGCGACTTTGCCGCGGACGCGCTGAAAAAGCTCTCCCGCGCCTCCCCGCTTTCGGCCGCCTGCACGATCGAGATCATTCGCAGGCTGCGCGAGGCAGGCCCGACGATGCCCGCGGCGCTGGACCTCGAATACCGGTTCACCTTTCGCGCGATGGAGCGGGGCGATTTCCTCGAAGGGATCCGCGCCGCGATCATCGACAAGGACCGCAATCCCCAATGGCAACATGCCGATGGCGACGTGCCGCCAGCGGCGATCTCCGACATGCTGCACCCGCTGGGTGCGGACGCACTGAAACTTTGA
- a CDS encoding class I SAM-dependent methyltransferase: protein MVSLNRVVMQPASRRMINALGPADLDCAEISGKWGKRFAFRSYSQFRFPEYDVCAGPFTDTEGRPLSFDLILANQVWEHLDRPYAATRNVHAMLRPGGYFWVAVPFFVPLHAAPQDNSRWSARGLKNLLIEGGFDEDAIHAEQWGNRHVARRNLEETWPPAYDAETDDIRNDPQMPVCSWALAQKL, encoded by the coding sequence ATGGTAAGTCTCAATCGTGTCGTCATGCAGCCGGCCAGCCGCCGGATGATCAATGCGCTGGGTCCGGCGGATCTGGACTGCGCCGAGATTTCCGGCAAGTGGGGCAAGCGTTTCGCGTTCAGATCCTACAGCCAGTTCCGGTTTCCCGAGTACGATGTCTGCGCTGGCCCCTTCACGGACACCGAGGGCAGGCCGCTGAGCTTCGATCTGATCCTGGCCAACCAGGTTTGGGAGCATCTCGACCGGCCCTACGCGGCAACGCGGAATGTCCACGCCATGCTGCGGCCGGGGGGATATTTCTGGGTTGCGGTGCCGTTCTTCGTGCCGCTCCACGCCGCGCCGCAGGACAATTCCCGCTGGAGCGCGCGGGGCCTGAAGAACCTGCTGATCGAAGGCGGGTTCGACGAGGATGCGATCCACGCCGAACAGTGGGGCAACCGCCACGTGGCGCGGCGCAACCTCGAAGAGACCTGGCCGCCCGCCTACGATGCCGAAACGGACGACATACGGAACGATCCGCAGATGCCGGTCTGTTCCTGGGCGCTGGCCCAGAAGCTCTGA
- the mmsB gene encoding 3-hydroxyisobutyrate dehydrogenase yields the protein MASLNIGFIGLGNMGAPMAANLAKAGHKVRGFDVAGTTAEGVEQAQTIPDAVTGADVVITMLPNGSILRQVAAEAIGHMREGAVFIDCSTVDVESARNTSEAAEKAGLLAVDAPVSGGVGGAEAGTLTFMAGGSEAAFAAAAPLFEIMGQKAVHCGDAGAGQSAKICNNMILGATMIATCEAFALADKLGLDRQRMFDVVSTSSGYSWSMNAYCPAPGVGPKSPADNGYKPGFAAELMVKDLGLSQQAAELVDADTPMGARALELYKAFVEEEDGKGKDFSAMLPRFAGRGRGN from the coding sequence ATGGCCTCGCTCAACATCGGTTTCATCGGTCTCGGCAACATGGGGGCGCCGATGGCGGCGAACCTTGCAAAGGCCGGGCACAAGGTCCGTGGTTTCGACGTGGCAGGCACCACCGCCGAGGGCGTGGAGCAGGCGCAGACGATACCCGATGCCGTCACCGGCGCGGACGTCGTCATCACGATGCTGCCCAACGGGTCCATCCTGCGCCAGGTCGCCGCCGAAGCCATCGGCCACATGCGCGAGGGCGCGGTTTTCATCGACTGCTCCACCGTGGACGTGGAAAGCGCGAGGAACACGTCGGAAGCCGCTGAAAAAGCAGGCCTTCTTGCGGTTGACGCGCCGGTTTCCGGTGGTGTCGGCGGGGCCGAAGCCGGCACGCTGACCTTCATGGCGGGCGGGTCCGAAGCGGCCTTTGCCGCCGCGGCGCCGCTCTTCGAGATCATGGGGCAGAAGGCCGTGCATTGCGGCGACGCGGGTGCAGGCCAGTCCGCCAAGATCTGCAACAACATGATCCTCGGCGCGACGATGATCGCCACCTGCGAAGCCTTTGCCCTGGCGGACAAGCTGGGGCTGGACCGGCAGCGCATGTTCGACGTGGTCAGCACGTCGTCGGGCTATTCCTGGTCGATGAACGCCTATTGCCCCGCACCCGGCGTCGGGCCGAAATCGCCCGCCGACAACGGCTATAAGCCCGGTTTCGCCGCCGAACTGATGGTCAAGGACCTCGGCCTGTCCCAGCAGGCCGCCGAACTGGTCGATGCCGACACACCGATGGGCGCCCGTGCGCTGGAACTCTACAAGGCGTTCGTCGAGGAAGAGGACGGCAAGGGCAAGGATTTCTCTGCCATGCTGCCCCGTTTCGCCGGACGCGGCCGCGGGAACTGA
- a CDS encoding DUF924 family protein: MQGPDQVLSFWLDEVGPAGWYEASDALDTRIRDLFLDTWEAACEGRFSLWLTYPSGALAYIILTDQFPRNMFRGEGKAFSSDRAALAVAKSSIERGWDLKIDEPARQFFYLPLMHSENLCDQERCVRLMCERMPEAGESNLLHARAHREVIRRFGRFPYRNEALSRSDTTGEKAYVADGGYGRTVRELQGETAVA, encoded by the coding sequence GCCCCGCTGGCTGGTACGAGGCCAGCGATGCGCTCGACACAAGGATCCGCGACCTTTTCCTGGACACCTGGGAAGCTGCCTGCGAGGGGCGTTTCTCGCTCTGGCTGACGTACCCCTCCGGCGCGCTGGCCTACATCATCCTGACGGACCAGTTTCCGCGCAACATGTTCCGGGGCGAGGGCAAGGCGTTTTCCAGCGACCGCGCGGCGCTCGCGGTGGCCAAGTCCTCGATCGAGCGGGGCTGGGATCTCAAGATCGACGAACCGGCGCGGCAATTCTTCTACCTTCCGCTGATGCATTCGGAAAACCTGTGCGATCAGGAGCGCTGCGTGCGCCTGATGTGCGAACGGATGCCCGAAGCCGGCGAAAGCAACCTGTTGCATGCCCGTGCCCATCGCGAGGTGATACGACGTTTCGGCCGCTTCCCCTACCGCAACGAGGCGCTGTCGCGCAGCGATACCACGGGCGAGAAGGCCTATGTGGCCGATGGCGGCTACGGCCGGACGGTGCGTGAACTGCAGGGGGAAACGGCGGTCGCCTGA
- the uvrA gene encoding excinuclease ABC subunit UvrA, with protein sequence MAELKNIEVRGAREHNLKNIDVDIPRDQLVVITGLSGSGKSSLAFDTIYAEGQRRYVESLSAYARQFLDMMQKPDVDHISGLSPAISIEQKTTSKNPRSTVGTVTEIYDYMRLLFARVGTPYSPATGKPIEAQQVQDMVDRIMTMEEGTRAYLLAPIIRDRKGEYRKEFVELRKQGFQRVKVDGQFYELDEPPTLDKKFRHDIDVVVDRIVVREGLETRLADSLRTALDLADGIAVLETAPAEGEPERHTFSEKFACPVSGFTIPEIEPRLFSFNAPFGACPDCDGLGVELFFDERLIVPDQNLKIYDGALAPWRKGKSPYFKQTIEAIAKHYQFDQQTRWKDLPEKVQQVFLYGSGKEEIKFRYDEGGRVYEVSRVFEGVIPNMERRYRETDSSWIREEFERYQNNRPCGTCHGYRLRAEALAVKIGKPDDLRHAGQVVQMSIREAFDWCNTVPDALTPQKNEIARAILKEIRERLGFLNNVGLEYLTLARSSGTLSGGESQRIRLASQIGSGLTGVLYVLDEPSIGLHQRDNDRLLGTLKNLRDQGNTVIVVEHDEEAIREADYVFDIGPGAGVHGGQVVSHGTPDQIAADANSVTGQYLTGTREIAVPATRRKGKKKSVKVVKATGNNLQNVTVDFPLGKFVCVTGVSGGGKSTLTIETLFKTASMNLNGARQTPAPCETIKGLEHLDKVIDIDQRPIGRTPRSNPATYTGAFTPIRDWFAGLPEAKARGYKPGRFSFNVKGGRCEACQGDGVIKIEMHFLPDVYVECETCKGKRYNRETLEIKFKGKSIADVLDMTVEDAQEFFAAVPSIREKMDALMRVGLGYIKVGQQATTLSGGEAQRVKLSKELSKRSTGRTLYILDEPTTGLHFEDVRKLLEVLHELVDQGNSVVVIEHNLDVVKTADHIIDIGPEGGDGGGRLVATGTPEEVAEVAESYTGQYLKPMLTKARSKVAAE encoded by the coding sequence ATGGCTGAGCTGAAGAACATCGAAGTGCGCGGGGCGCGCGAACACAATCTCAAGAACATCGACGTGGACATTCCGCGCGACCAGCTGGTGGTCATCACCGGCCTGTCCGGGTCGGGCAAGTCCAGCCTGGCCTTCGACACGATCTATGCCGAGGGGCAGCGCCGCTACGTCGAATCGCTGTCCGCCTACGCGCGCCAGTTCCTCGACATGATGCAGAAGCCGGACGTGGACCATATCAGCGGCCTCTCGCCCGCGATCAGCATCGAACAGAAGACGACGTCGAAAAACCCGCGCTCGACCGTCGGGACCGTTACCGAAATCTACGACTACATGCGCCTGCTGTTCGCGCGGGTCGGCACGCCTTATTCGCCCGCGACCGGCAAACCCATCGAGGCACAGCAGGTGCAGGACATGGTCGACCGGATCATGACGATGGAGGAGGGGACCCGCGCCTACCTGCTCGCGCCGATTATCCGCGACCGCAAGGGCGAGTACCGCAAGGAATTCGTCGAGCTGCGCAAGCAGGGCTTCCAGCGGGTCAAGGTGGACGGCCAGTTCTACGAACTGGACGAGCCGCCGACGCTGGACAAGAAGTTCCGCCACGACATCGACGTGGTGGTGGATCGCATCGTGGTCCGCGAGGGGCTGGAAACGCGGTTGGCCGACAGCCTGCGCACCGCGCTGGATCTGGCGGACGGCATCGCGGTGCTGGAAACCGCCCCGGCGGAGGGCGAGCCCGAGCGGCACACCTTCTCCGAGAAATTCGCTTGCCCCGTCAGCGGTTTCACGATCCCCGAGATCGAACCGCGGCTGTTTTCCTTCAACGCGCCGTTCGGGGCCTGCCCGGACTGCGACGGGCTGGGGGTGGAGCTGTTCTTTGACGAGCGTCTCATCGTGCCCGACCAGAACCTCAAGATCTACGACGGGGCGCTCGCGCCCTGGCGCAAGGGCAAGAGCCCGTACTTCAAGCAGACGATCGAGGCCATCGCGAAGCACTACCAGTTCGACCAACAGACCCGGTGGAAGGATCTGCCCGAGAAGGTGCAGCAGGTGTTTCTCTACGGTTCCGGCAAGGAAGAGATCAAGTTCCGCTACGACGAGGGCGGGCGCGTCTACGAGGTGAGCCGCGTGTTCGAGGGGGTGATCCCCAACATGGAGCGGCGCTATCGCGAGACCGACAGCAGCTGGATCCGCGAGGAGTTCGAGCGCTACCAGAACAACCGCCCCTGCGGCACCTGCCATGGCTACCGTCTTCGGGCGGAGGCGCTGGCCGTGAAGATCGGCAAACCCGACGACCTGCGGCACGCGGGGCAGGTGGTGCAGATGTCGATCCGCGAGGCGTTCGACTGGTGCAACACGGTCCCCGATGCGCTGACCCCGCAGAAGAACGAGATCGCCCGCGCCATCCTCAAGGAGATCCGCGAACGCCTTGGTTTCCTGAACAACGTCGGCCTTGAGTACCTGACGCTCGCCCGGTCAAGCGGGACCCTTTCGGGCGGGGAAAGCCAGCGTATCCGTCTCGCCTCGCAGATCGGGTCCGGGCTGACTGGTGTGCTCTACGTGCTCGACGAGCCGTCGATCGGCCTGCACCAGCGGGACAACGACCGCTTGCTCGGCACGCTGAAGAACCTGCGCGATCAGGGCAATACCGTGATCGTCGTGGAACACGACGAGGAAGCGATCCGCGAGGCGGATTACGTCTTTGACATCGGCCCCGGCGCGGGGGTGCACGGCGGCCAGGTGGTCAGCCACGGCACACCGGACCAGATCGCCGCCGACGCGAATTCCGTCACGGGGCAGTACCTGACCGGCACCCGCGAAATCGCGGTGCCCGCCACCCGCCGCAAGGGCAAGAAGAAGTCCGTCAAGGTCGTCAAGGCGACCGGCAACAACCTCCAGAACGTCACCGTCGATTTTCCGTTGGGCAAGTTCGTCTGCGTGACCGGCGTGTCGGGCGGGGGCAAGTCCACGCTGACCATCGAAACGCTTTTCAAGACCGCGTCGATGAACCTCAACGGCGCGCGCCAGACCCCGGCCCCCTGCGAGACCATCAAGGGGCTCGAACACCTCGACAAGGTCATCGACATCGACCAGCGCCCCATCGGGCGCACCCCGCGCTCCAACCCGGCGACCTACACCGGCGCCTTTACCCCGATCCGTGACTGGTTCGCGGGCCTGCCAGAGGCGAAGGCGCGCGGCTACAAACCGGGGCGGTTTTCGTTCAACGTCAAGGGCGGACGCTGCGAGGCCTGCCAAGGCGACGGGGTCATCAAGATCGAGATGCACTTCCTGCCCGATGTCTATGTCGAGTGCGAGACCTGCAAGGGCAAGCGTTACAACCGCGAAACGCTGGAGATCAAGTTCAAGGGCAAGAGCATCGCCGACGTGCTGGACATGACCGTCGAGGATGCGCAGGAGTTCTTTGCCGCGGTTCCGTCGATCCGCGAGAAGATGGACGCGCTGATGCGCGTGGGCCTTGGCTATATCAAGGTGGGCCAGCAGGCGACGACCCTGTCCGGGGGCGAGGCACAGCGCGTCAAGCTGTCCAAGGAGCTGAGCAAGCGGTCGACGGGCCGGACGCTCTATATCCTCGACGAGCCGACGACCGGCCTGCACTTTGAGGACGTGCGCAAGCTGCTCGAGGTGCTGCACGAACTGGTGGATCAGGGCAATTCGGTCGTGGTGATCGAACACAACCTCGACGTGGTCAAGACGGCCGACCATATCATCGACATCGGCCCCGAAGGCGGCGATGGCGGCGGCAGGTTGGTCGCCACCGGAACACCCGAGGAAGTGGCCGAAGTCGCGGAAAGCTACACCGGCCAGTATCTCAAACCGATGCTGACCAAGGCGCGCAGCAAGGTCGCGGCGGAATAG
- a CDS encoding acyl-CoA dehydrogenase family protein: protein MDFAPTEEQTAIFDMAYEFGQAQIAPHAHTWEKDGTIPKELWPRVGELGFGGLYVSEESGGSGLSRLDATLVFEALSMACPSVAAFLSIHNMCARMIDAFGSDALKDRVLADVVAMNTVLSYCLTEPGSGSDAAALKTRAERTNEGYRLNGTKAFISGGGYSDAYVVMVRTSDEGAAGVSTVLVEDGARGLSFGGLEDKMGWRSQPTAQVQFDNCEVPAANLVGEEGKGFKYAMIGLDGGRLNIAACSLGAAQIALDKTLDYMGERKAFGQSIDQFQGLQFRIADMEIELQAARTFLRQAAWKLDTKAPDATKFCAMAKKFVTETGSKVVDQCLQLHGGYGYLADYGIEKLVRDLRVHQILEGTNEIMRLIVARDMLKNR, encoded by the coding sequence ATGGATTTCGCACCGACAGAAGAACAGACAGCCATCTTCGACATGGCCTACGAGTTCGGGCAGGCGCAGATCGCGCCCCATGCCCACACCTGGGAAAAGGACGGCACGATCCCCAAAGAGCTGTGGCCACGGGTGGGCGAACTGGGCTTTGGCGGGCTTTACGTGTCCGAGGAGTCGGGCGGTTCCGGGCTCAGCCGGCTGGACGCGACGCTCGTGTTCGAGGCGCTGTCGATGGCCTGTCCGTCCGTCGCGGCGTTCCTGTCGATCCACAACATGTGCGCCCGCATGATCGATGCCTTCGGCAGCGACGCGCTCAAGGACCGCGTGCTGGCCGACGTGGTGGCGATGAACACCGTCCTCAGCTACTGCCTCACCGAACCGGGCTCGGGCTCGGACGCGGCCGCGCTCAAGACCCGCGCGGAGCGCACCAACGAAGGCTATCGCCTGAACGGAACAAAGGCGTTCATCTCGGGCGGGGGCTATTCCGACGCCTACGTGGTCATGGTTCGCACCTCGGATGAGGGCGCGGCGGGCGTGTCCACCGTGCTGGTGGAAGACGGCGCGCGGGGGCTGAGCTTCGGCGGGCTGGAAGACAAGATGGGATGGCGCAGTCAGCCGACCGCACAGGTCCAGTTCGACAATTGCGAGGTGCCGGCGGCAAACCTCGTGGGCGAGGAAGGCAAGGGCTTCAAGTACGCGATGATCGGCCTCGACGGGGGGCGTCTGAATATCGCCGCCTGCTCTCTCGGCGCCGCGCAGATCGCCCTCGACAAGACCCTCGACTACATGGGCGAACGCAAGGCCTTCGGCCAGAGCATCGACCAGTTCCAGGGGCTTCAGTTCCGCATCGCCGACATGGAGATCGAGCTTCAGGCGGCGCGCACCTTCCTGCGGCAGGCGGCGTGGAAGCTGGACACCAAGGCGCCGGACGCGACCAAGTTCTGCGCGATGGCCAAGAAATTCGTGACCGAGACCGGCAGCAAGGTGGTGGACCAGTGCCTGCAACTGCACGGCGGCTACGGCTATCTTGCCGATTACGGGATCGAGAAGCTGGTGCGTGACCTGCGGGTGCACCAGATCCTCGAAGGCACGAACGAGATCATGCGCCTGATCGTCGCCCGCGACATGCTCAAGAACCGCTGA
- the lpdA gene encoding dihydrolipoyl dehydrogenase, whose amino-acid sequence MAAKSYDLIVIGAGPGGYVAAIRGAQLGLSVAIVEREHLGGICLNWGCIPTKALLRSSEVFHLMHRAKEFGLKAEGVDFDLDAVVKRSRKVAGQLTSGVAHLMKKNKITVVMGEATLPAKGKVSVKTDKGTEDLTAKNIVLATGARARELPGLEADGDLVWTYKHALQPKRMPKKLLVIGSGAIGIEFASFYNTLGADTTVVEVMDRVLPVEDAEISAFAKKAFEKQGMKIMQKAMVKKLDRAKGKVTAHIEAGGKVEKHEFDTVISAVGIVGNVENLGLEDLGVKIDRTHVITDAYCRTGVEGLYAIGDIAGAPWLAHKASHEGVMVAELIAGGNPHPVKPESIAGCTYCHPQVASVGYSEAKAKELGYDVKVGRFPFIGNGKAIALGEEGGMIKTVFDAKTGELLGAHMVGAEVTELIQGYVVGRQLETTEEDLMNTVFPHPTLSEMMHESVLDAYGRVIHM is encoded by the coding sequence ATGGCTGCGAAATCCTATGATCTGATCGTGATCGGCGCCGGACCGGGCGGTTACGTCGCCGCGATCCGCGGCGCGCAACTGGGGCTTTCCGTCGCCATCGTGGAGCGCGAGCATCTCGGCGGCATCTGCCTGAACTGGGGGTGCATCCCGACCAAGGCGCTGCTGCGGTCCTCCGAGGTGTTCCACCTGATGCACCGGGCCAAGGAGTTCGGCCTGAAGGCCGAGGGGGTGGATTTCGATCTGGACGCGGTGGTCAAGCGGTCGCGCAAGGTGGCGGGGCAGCTGACCAGCGGCGTGGCGCACCTGATGAAGAAGAACAAGATCACCGTGGTGATGGGCGAGGCGACGCTGCCGGCCAAGGGCAAGGTTTCGGTCAAGACCGACAAGGGCACCGAGGATCTGACGGCGAAGAACATCGTGCTGGCCACGGGCGCGCGGGCGCGCGAACTGCCGGGGCTGGAAGCGGACGGCGATCTGGTCTGGACCTACAAGCACGCGTTGCAGCCCAAGCGGATGCCGAAGAAACTGCTGGTCATCGGCTCGGGCGCCATCGGGATCGAATTCGCGAGCTTCTACAACACGCTGGGCGCGGACACGACCGTGGTCGAGGTCATGGACCGCGTGCTGCCGGTGGAGGACGCGGAGATTTCCGCCTTTGCCAAGAAGGCCTTCGAGAAACAGGGCATGAAGATCATGCAGAAGGCGATGGTCAAGAAACTGGACCGGGCCAAGGGCAAGGTCACCGCCCATATCGAGGCGGGCGGCAAGGTCGAGAAACACGAGTTCGACACCGTGATCTCGGCGGTCGGGATCGTCGGCAACGTCGAGAACCTCGGCCTCGAGGACCTGGGCGTGAAGATCGACCGCACCCATGTCATCACCGACGCATACTGCCGGACCGGGGTCGAGGGGCTGTATGCCATCGGCGACATCGCGGGGGCGCCCTGGCTCGCGCACAAGGCCAGCCACGAGGGCGTGATGGTGGCGGAACTGATCGCGGGCGGAAACCCGCACCCGGTGAAGCCCGAAAGCATCGCGGGGTGCACCTATTGCCATCCGCAGGTCGCCTCCGTTGGCTATTCCGAAGCCAAGGCCAAGGAACTGGGCTACGACGTTAAGGTCGGGCGGTTCCCCTTCATCGGCAATGGCAAGGCGATTGCCCTGGGCGAGGAAGGCGGCATGATCAAGACCGTGTTCGACGCCAAGACCGGCGAACTGCTGGGCGCGCACATGGTGGGCGCCGAAGTGACCGAGCTGATCCAGGGCTACGTGGTCGGGCGCCAGCTTGAAACCACGGAGGAAGACCTGATGAACACCGTCTTCCCGCATCCGACCTTGAGCGAGATGATGCATGAAAGCGTTCTCGACGCCTACGGGCGCGTGATCCACATGTGA